The Acinonyx jubatus isolate Ajub_Pintada_27869175 chromosome D1, VMU_Ajub_asm_v1.0, whole genome shotgun sequence genome includes a window with the following:
- the LOC106971193 gene encoding RNA-binding protein 4B, which translates to MVKLFIGNLPREATEQEIRSLFEQYGKVLECDIIKNYGFVHIEDKTAAEDAIRNLHHYKLHGVNINVEASKNKSKASTKLHVGNISPTCTNQELRAKFEEYGPVIECDIVKDYAFVHMERAEDAVEAIRGLDNTEFQGKRMHVQLSTSRLRTAPGMGDQSGCYRCGKEGHWSKECPVDRTGRVADFTEQYNEQYGAVRTPYTMGYGESMYYNDAYGALDYYKRYRVRSYEAVAAAAAASAYNYAEQTMSHLPQVQSTAVTSHLNSTSVDPYDRHLLPNSGAAATSAAMAAAAANSSSYYGRDRSPLRRAAAVLPTVGEGYGYGPESELSQASAAARNSLYDMARYEREQYVDRARYSAF; encoded by the exons ATGGTGAAGCTGTTCATCGGAAATCTGCCCCGGGAGGCCACAGAGCAGGAGATCCGCTCACTCTTCGAGCAGTATGGGAAGGTGCTGGAATGTGACATCATTAAGAACTACGGCTTTGTGCACATAGAGGACAAGACGGCAGCCGAGGATGCCATACGCAACCTGCACCACTACAAGCTGCATGGGGTGAACATCAATGTGGAAGCCAGCAAGAATAAGAGCAAAGCCTCCACCAAGTTGCATGTGGGCAACATCAGTCCTACTTGTACCAACCAAGAGCTTCGCGCCAAGTTTGAGGAGTATGGTCCAGTCATCGAATGTGACATCGTGAAAGATTATGCCTTCGTGCACATGGAGCGGGCAGAGGATGCAGTGGAGGCCATCAGGGGCCTTGACAACACAGAGTTTCAAG GCAAAAGAATGCACGTGCAGTTGTCCACCAGCCGGCTTCGGACTGCCCCTGGGATGGGAGACCAGAGTGGCTGCTATCGGTGTGGGAAAGAGGGGCACTGGTCCAAAGAGTGTCCAGTAGATCGTACAGGCCGTGTGGCGGACTTTACCGAGCAGTATAATGAACAGTATGGAGCAGTGCGCACGCCTTACACCATGGGCTACGGGGAATCCATGTATTACAACGATGCGTATGGAGCACTCGACTACTATAAGCGTTATCGGGTCCGCTCTTACGAGGCAGTggcagcggcggcagcagctTCTGCGTACAACTACGCGGAGCAGACCATGTCCCATCTGCCTCAAGTCCAGAGCACAGCTGTGACCAGTCACCTCAACTCCACTTCTGTTGATCCCTACGACAGACACCTGTTGCCGAACTCAGGTGCTGCTGCCACTTCGGCTGCtatggctgctgctgctgccaacAGTTCCTCCTATTATGGAAGGGACCGGAGCCCCCTGCGTCGTGCTGCAGCTGTGCTCCCCACAGTTGGAGAGGGCTACGGTTATGGGCCAGAGAGTGAGCTGTCTCAGGCTTCAGCAGCTGCACGGAATTCTCTGTATGACATGGCCCGGTATGAGCGGGAGCAGTATGTGGACCGAGCGCGGTACTCAGCCTTTTAA